AGGCCAGTTTGCTGGTAAAGGTGAGTTTTATCACGGCGCGTTTGTGTTCGAGGTTGCCTTTAGCCCATATTTTCTGCGGGTTTGAGAGGAAAGAGAACGCGGTTCGAAAGGTTTCATCGAACGGAGCCAAAGGGCGACCGCATTGCGCGATTTTCTCATCCAACCTGATCTTCTCCTCTTCCAGAATTCTTATCTGGTTCTCGTAGGCGGCGATCAGTGTAGGGTTTTCATTCTGTGCAATCCTCTGAAAAAAATGAGTGGATTTGCGATCAAGCTGGAGTGCTTGCTGGCGCAATGTTTCCGTGTCCGTTTTGACGGCCTCGCGTTTGGCATTCCAGAGGTCCGTAAACATGGCGGCAGCCATAAAGAACACATGCTCCGAAGGCTTCAGATCGGCCAGGAGGCTCTCAAAATCGCCTTCGAGCTGTTCACGGCGGATAGATTTCCCATCGCGCTCACACCCATTTGTGCGGCACAGGTAATAGGGATACTTGCCATTACGTCCCGTGGACCAGCAAGCGGCCATCGGCCTTTCGCAGCAGGCGCATATGACAAATCCTCTTAGCGGGAAGTCCGCATTGATATTCAGCTTAGCAGGGGCTTTGGCTTGCCCGTGGAGGCGGTCTTGTATCTTGCGGTAGGTCTCGTAGCTGATAAGGGGTTCGTGCCTGCCCTTAACCATCGACAGTCCCCATTCGGGTTTGTCGATGTAGCCTGCATAAAAAACGCGATCCAGCATATCCCTGACCTGCGAGAAATAGATTTTACCTTTGCGGTCGCGCTGAAAATGCGGCGTACCCATAAAGAAATGCCGGAGTTCGGAAATCGTTTCAAACCGCCCGCAGGCATACCCTTCCAGCCCCTCGGCAATGATGGAGGCCAGAGGCTCATCCCGCACTAGAATTTTCCCGCCGGAGCCTTTTTCCTTAGCGTAGATATATCCGGGGACCGGATAAAAGGTCCAATACCCGTTTTGCATTCTGGACATCAT
The sequence above is drawn from the Alphaproteobacteria bacterium genome and encodes:
- a CDS encoding recombinase family protein encodes the protein MIQKAVIYARVSSVKQVTEGNGLASQETRCRDYAKHKNYEVIDVFRDEGLSGKLLDRPNMKAMLGYLKKHKNDHLVVIIDDISRLARDIETHIRLRTSITDAGGKLESPSIEFGEDSDSRLVEHLLASVAAHQREKNAEQVKNRMMSRMQNGYWTFYPVPGYIYAKEKGSGGKILVRDEPLASIIAEGLEGYACGRFETISELRHFFMGTPHFQRDRKGKIYFSQVRDMLDRVFYAGYIDKPEWGLSMVKGRHEPLISYETYRKIQDRLHGQAKAPAKLNINADFPLRGFVICACCERPMAACWSTGRNGKYPYYLCRTNGCERDGKSIRREQLEGDFESLLADLKPSEHVFFMAAAMFTDLWNAKREAVKTDTETLRQQALQLDRKSTHFFQRIAQNENPTLIAAYENQIRILEEEKIRLDEKIAQCGRPLAPFDETFRTAFSFLSNPQKIWAKGNLEHKRAVIKLTFTSKLAYDKKTGFRTAETSLPVRLLQELSLGRTEMVALSGSNHIIKYLLLNILLIHIYCLAPYPAPNQSFYHRFFTLNSSVKGITA